DNA sequence from the Corynebacterium yudongzhengii genome:
TCCGTTCCGGTTGCCGAGGTCATCGACGATGCCGGTGAGAAGGGCGAGGCCTCTGGTGCTGCCACCGGTGACGCTGACGCTGATGGTGTTGACGCTGATGGTGCCGGCGCTGATGGTGACGGTGATTCAGAGACAAGGCGGGTAGCGTCGGTCAGTGGGTATGGCAGGACGAGTGCCTCGCAGTTGTTGCCCGCACTTTTGGGGTTAATCAATATTGCCCGCTCCTCGCCGGTGAATAAGCGTCGAGCCCCGGGTACTCAGGTGCATTTGATTCAGACCGAGGATGGGCAGTCTATTTTGCCGGGTCTTCCGGTTCCTAGTGAAAAGGCGTTGAGTGCGGAGGTCATTAATGGTGAGTTGCGGGATCATTTCTTAGATACCCAGGGTGTGCCGTTGATGATGACGACGAAACGCAGGTTTGTCTCCGATGCGCAGGCGTTGGCGATTTTGGTGCGCTGGGGGATGCAGTGTGCGGCTCCGGGGTGTCGCCATACGCAGTTTATGGAGTTTCATCATGTGCATCCGTGGTCGATGGATGGGAAGACGAAACCGGATAATATGGCACCGTTGTGTGGTTTTTGTCACGCGTTGGTGACGGCGGGGTTGTTGGAGCTTGTGCCTGCAAGCTCTGGTGTGTGGTTGTTTCGGTATCGCACGGGTGAGGTGTATGCCTCGAAGGCGCGTCGTTTGCCGATGAAACAGCTGGGGGAGGCGTCGTGTTTGGATGAGCCGGTGGAGGTGCCGACCGTGGTGGAGGTGTTGGAGGATGGGGCATTGAGTTTCGATGATTCGGATACCATCAACGCGGACTAACCCCAAGGGCCTCCCGGGGCCGGACCTTCGGTCATTACGCACATGCGTAATGACCCCGAGCACCACCGCCGCGCTCTTAGCC
Encoded proteins:
- a CDS encoding HNH endonuclease signature motif containing protein, which gives rise to MDDHTNLTNDELLDRITTAYAMMQHHKAQFLLALAVFDARELARLAGAPTTADWMTRALDIAPTTAYDYLRVARLLLEFAYVAKSFEDGKITYSTVRLLSSYLNKDNEIELLLLAEEYSYRELERILMTRRDNRNNDAPRKNTFKIWVDKHNGRIRFSGDLDPMLGAKFMAALKIGELANLVDLDDIDPEVFSDDERLGEELAKAEAEALAAEDGAESVPVAEVIDDAGEKGEASGAATGDADADGVDADGAGADGDGDSETRRVASVSGYGRTSASQLLPALLGLINIARSSPVNKRRAPGTQVHLIQTEDGQSILPGLPVPSEKALSAEVINGELRDHFLDTQGVPLMMTTKRRFVSDAQALAILVRWGMQCAAPGCRHTQFMEFHHVHPWSMDGKTKPDNMAPLCGFCHALVTAGLLELVPASSGVWLFRYRTGEVYASKARRLPMKQLGEASCLDEPVEVPTVVEVLEDGALSFDDSDTINAD